From a region of the Listeria monocytogenes ATCC 19117 genome:
- a CDS encoding alpha/beta hydrolase — MKNTIKWIAIGFAGIILLPLLIVFFIYKKAVGKKEYNPEVLENLDEASQKFVKNTSPLSDVDSRYKYMRLATKALPSAKDIEIGDVENKKIDGPAGKIPIRIYTPQEDGPFEIIVYYHGGGFVLGGLQTHDAIARKLVQTTGARVVTVDYRLAPENPFPAAVEDAYAALLWVQNHRTSLRAKSSDIIVAGDSVGGNLATVVTQIAKSKGKPNITAQILLYPATDIFSRDASVLYPSMDEFAEGYVLTKESLDKFFKLYIANASDRKYDPLVAPIRSKDLVGLPKTFIATAEFDPLRDQGEAYAKKLKDAGVEVFAKRFEKVPHGFMTTNSEATDETYELISEFLEEK; from the coding sequence GTGAAAAATACAATAAAATGGATCGCTATCGGTTTTGCTGGGATCATTCTACTTCCATTATTAATCGTTTTCTTTATTTACAAAAAAGCGGTTGGGAAAAAAGAATATAATCCCGAGGTACTGGAGAATTTAGATGAAGCTTCACAGAAATTTGTGAAAAACACTTCACCATTATCCGACGTAGATTCGCGATATAAATATATGAGACTAGCGACAAAAGCATTACCTTCAGCAAAAGATATCGAAATTGGCGATGTTGAAAATAAAAAAATTGATGGCCCGGCTGGCAAAATTCCAATTAGAATTTATACGCCGCAAGAAGACGGACCTTTTGAAATTATCGTTTACTATCATGGTGGCGGATTTGTTCTAGGCGGACTGCAAACGCATGACGCGATTGCCAGAAAACTTGTTCAAACAACAGGCGCTCGCGTTGTTACTGTTGATTACCGACTTGCTCCAGAAAATCCATTCCCAGCAGCAGTGGAAGATGCCTATGCCGCGCTACTATGGGTTCAAAATCATCGTACTAGCTTGCGAGCTAAATCCTCAGACATTATCGTTGCAGGAGATAGCGTAGGAGGAAACTTAGCAACCGTTGTGACTCAAATTGCTAAATCAAAAGGTAAACCAAATATCACTGCTCAAATTTTACTTTATCCAGCGACAGATATTTTCAGTCGTGATGCGTCTGTTCTTTATCCTTCAATGGATGAATTTGCAGAAGGCTATGTGCTTACGAAAGAATCATTAGATAAATTCTTTAAATTATATATTGCGAATGCAAGCGATCGTAAATACGATCCACTCGTTGCACCAATACGTAGCAAAGATTTAGTCGGACTACCAAAAACATTTATTGCGACTGCTGAATTTGATCCACTTAGAGATCAAGGGGAAGCATATGCGAAGAAATTAAAAGACGCCGGCGTAGAAGTATTTGCCAAACGCTTTGAAAAAGTTCCACATGGCTTCATGACAACTAACTCAGAAGCGACCGATGAGACATACGAATTGATTAGCGAGTTTTTAGAAGAAAAATAA